Within Spinacia oleracea cultivar Varoflay chromosome 4, BTI_SOV_V1, whole genome shotgun sequence, the genomic segment taataaaggattgatttttatgatgttaaattggttttattgggattttcaagttagggttttaatctagacctaatgagtcaattgattagcataattaggtgatgattttaattatgataatcaattatatttttagatttgaataaaggcttaaagttttgatttttattgattttaaaggcggaaaaagtatgtttttgtactatgGATTggttttacaaattgagacgattatattattgaaaaacgattgaattctaaagtttaaatgaggttttaaattttataaagttgctggaaatttaatgaacatggaaataatttaagtttcatcattttgatgataggaggtgatttctgagtgagtgctcgttattgcaaactggcccctacgcttaggtattcaaggtacgtacaagtctagggcgaccacactttttgtcaaggacattacatgattgttgatgatgtgaattatattatgtggattcatatatgctttggtgaacgatcatgtagattaatattAGTgggattattgaattgttgattgaacaagcatgttgagattattatgagtatggatttcattgtcaatcatggtgttaaatatttatgcatgtatggtttgtttcacatgcaatggatggattatttatttggatgctattgtacgggatgtctagcatactttgagccaattattcgtacttcgttgtactatttattttaccacatgtgaagggttagctcacgtaagtcaccgcacatgtagggttcagttgggaatattttatatgaaatgaattaggatttgtcgtgcaagggcacaaccctcatgttaataggcatgatgtggaatctcaccttttgcgagaaggaacttggtagtaatttaactacgtcttgatttattgatcacaagtcctaaagggttaaaatgaaattgttttggttgtcgtttattaattttatGTGTGTatattgttgagtcttgagttctcctttaataaaatattaataaacgtaaagtgcaaccagaaaatgcttcaaaactcttggaacgtatataccttgagtatgaacaatggggggagtcttgccggaaagctcgtactcctactaatgatacaagatgttgtttcatttatattatgcgcaggaattccgtcggtatggcccgacactcggtatggcccgattttattatttattatttggtgtatggttggctcccatcaccttttcctttatggaatattcttttggcccgttcgaagcttattctaattaaattgtgagtcaagagtcgagtcaagagtcgagtcttgtattcattattggtttgttaattattatatggcttttgcatgttgattagtacttagtgagtgatgcatgttttagttttgtttcactctattcttgtaagtactcagcttttgctgactacgtgctttgtgtgtttttgctcatggccttcgccttaatgaccctatgatgatctatcatttgcatttgcattgatggggagtagaataatatcactactacaaaaacaccttTATAAGTCGCCCTTTTAGAGTCGTCTCAAATTAATGCGCGACACCAAAACATTTAGAGTCCCATTTTATAAAACAGGCGACACATAAAGTTGCTAGCAGATATTCCAAAGTGACTAGCGTGTCGCCTGTGTTATAAAATCAGACCCTAAAAGTTGTGGTGTCTCACATTAGTAACAGGCGACACCTATTTCTtcttaattttcattttaatatatttttttaaataaaattaaatacttTCAGTGTCGCCTGTGTTTAAAAATGAGACTTTAAAAGTTTTGGTGTCGACAATTAATAACAGGCGACAcctattgtttttttttaaaaaatcaaaggaaattttgtgcaacactacctttaagtttggacgttttgtgaattactaccttataaaaaagttttttaattttgctaccttataagtttgtttAGTTTGAGTAACACTACCTTGTAACAGTTTCTGTCAAATTCCTCCGTTTGTGGGCCCCACCTCCAACGGCTATATTCAACTACTTAACTCCCTTTCCCCCTTATTTAAACTTCCTGTAAAGTTTTATCAACCACATTCAACCAATTTTTcggaaaaaaatcaagaaatctGGGTAATTTTTTTCTCAAAGCAAGATTCGCAATTTGGTTGAGGAATCGAGTAACCTAAAGGTGAGTGCATTAAATTCgttcttgttcttcaatttctgggtttattttttcaatttagggtttttgttcttgttcaattttattaaattcgaaTCCTTTTGATAAATTTAGCGTTTGAAACCTTTGAATTGTCATGTGAAAACAACTACATTGCAAAATTGGGTTCTTGAATTGACTAAAAATGTGGGTATTCGTGgtttaaaatatcaattttgaTCGTTATTtgcaatttgggggtttttgattgagAAATCAAATACTAATAATTAGTTGTTTTAACTGTTGCAGGATGTCGAGTGGGTCTCCTTGTGCTTCAAAAAAATGTTATTGTGGCATTCCATCCAAGATGTTGACATCGTGGACAACTGATAACCCGGGGAGAAAATTCCTGACTTGTAAGTTCTCTGATGTACACACTGGTAGGAAAGGATGTGGTTGGTTTTATTGGGTTGATCCTGATGTTGTGGAGTGGCAAAGAGTCGTGACGAATGAACTGGTGGTGGAGAAGAGATTGCTGAAAACAGAGTTGAGGGTCATGATGACAGAATTGCAGAAGTTGGAGGATGACAAAGCCCTTCTTGTTGCTGCCAATGAGAGGCTTGAAAGGATATGCAATGGTGGAGTGGCTGGAATGAAGGGGACAAAGGATAAGGGCCAAGAAATTGCCCATTCTGTATTTTGGTTTGTTGTAGGATTAGTTGTTTGTTGTGTGTTGAAGTTTGTAATGAAGTTCCTCTAGTGTAAACGCGACAATGGAACGGGAAATTGGATTTCATGTAATGTAATGTAATGT encodes:
- the LOC130459348 gene encoding uncharacterized protein, with amino-acid sequence MSSGSPCASKKCYCGIPSKMLTSWTTDNPGRKFLTCKFSDVHTGRKGCGWFYWVDPDVVEWQRVVTNELVVEKRLLKTELRVMMTELQKLEDDKALLVAANERLERICNGGVAGMKGTKDKGQEIAHSVFWFVVGLVVCCVLKFVMKFL